The sequence CTAAAACGGATGCGCACCGGTTTCCCCTATCTGCAACTGAAAATGGCCGCCTCCTTGGATGGACGAACGGCGATGGCGTCGGGAGAGAGCCAGTGGATTACCTCGCCACAGGCACGGCAAGATGTGCAGCGTTTTCGGGCTGAAAGTGCCGCGATTTTGAGCACCAGTGCCACGGTATTAGCGGATAACCCTTCACTCACGGTGCGCTGGGATGAGTTAGATGCGGAAACCCAAACTTTGTATCCTCGAGCGGCGCTGCGCCAGCCGATACGCATTATACTGGATAGCCAAAACCGTGTGACGCCGCAACATAAAGTGATACAGCAAGATGGCCCATGCTGGCTAGCACGTGTTGATGCAGATGAGCAGCCATGGCCTGAGAATATTGAGCAATTATTGTTACCTCGTCATGGCAACGGTGTGGATTTAGTGTTGTTGATGATGCAACTGGGCAAGCGGCAAATTAATTCAGTTTGGGTTGAGGCGGGGCCGCAACTGGCGGGGGCGCTACTCGAGGCTGGCGTGGTTGATGAGCTCATTTTGTATATTGCCCCCAAACTGCTGGGCAGTGATGCTCGAGGATTATGCGAACTGGCTGGATTAACGAGCTTATCGCAAGCCCCTGAGTTCGTCTTCAGTGATGTACGACAGGTGGGGCCCGATCTCCGCTTGCGCTTGAAACCGAAGTATTAAATGAAATATCCGGTGGCAATTCCCAAAGCTTAATTACCGCCTTGCCCGCGTTTTACAAATGCGCAGGGGCGGGGCGCGAAAGAATATGATAGAATCCGCCCCCCTGCGGGGTATGAACCCATTATTGAGGAAAGCTATGAACGTTATCGAAGGTGTTGTTGCTACTCCTAATGCCCGCGTGGCGATTGCGATTGCGCGTTTTAATAATTTTATCAACAACAGCTTGCTGGAAGGTGCAATCGATGCCCTGAAGCGCGTTGGCCAGGTATCCGATGACAATATTACAGTTGTTTGGGTTCCAGGGGCTTATGAGCTGCCAATGGTTGCTAATGTGTTAGCCAATACAAATCGTTACGATGCAGTCATTGCTCTGGGTACGGTGATCCGTGGGGGGACTGCGCACTTTGAGTATGTTGCTGGTGAAGCGAGTTCTGGTTTAGCCAATGTAGCCATGAACAGCGATATCCCGGTAGCTTTCGGTGTGCTGACCACAGAAAGTATTGAGCAAGCAATTGAGCGTGCCGGTACTAAAGCAGGTAATAAAGGTGCAGAAGCTGCCCTGACCGCGCTTGAAATGATTAATGTAATCAAAGCTATTAAAGGCTGAATTTAGTTAAGTTAAGGGGAATTCCGTGAAACCTGCTGCTCGTCGCCGCGCTCGTGAGTGCGCTGTTCAAGCGATCTACTCTTGGCAGTTGTCTAAAAACGACATCGCTGATGTTGAATTACAGTTCTTGTCGGAGCAGGATGTCAAAGATGTCGACATCGCCTATTTTCGCGAGTTGCTGTCTGGGGTTGCTGTTAATGCCGCATCTCTAGATGCGTTAATGGCACCATTCCTTTCCCGCCAGCTCGAAGAATTAGGTCAGGTTGAGAGAGCGGTTCTGCGTATTGCGCTGTTTGAGCTGAGCAAACGTGAGGATGTCCCTTATAAAGTGGCAATCAATGAAGCGATCGAACTAGCCAAAACTTTCGGTGCGGAAGATAGCCATAAGTTCGTCAACGGAGTGCTGGATAAGGTCGCTCCGACGGTACGTAAGCGAAAGTAACTCGTTACATTAACGACTTGAATTGGGGCCGGTTTCCGGCCTTAATTTATTGATCAGTTAACATTTCTGGAATTGTATTATGGCATGTGGCGAATTTGACCTCATTGCCCGCTACTTTGACCGGTTCAGAAGTAATCGCCGGGATGTAGAGCTGGGTATTGGAGACGACTGCGCACTTCTGACAGTGGCAGATAAACAGCTGTTAGCCATCAGTACGGATACACTGGTGTCTGGCGTTCACTTCCTTGCGGATATCGATCCCGCCGATCTGGGTTATAAATCTTTAGCGGTAAACCTGAGCGATTTAGCTGCGATGGGGGCCGACCCTGCCTGGTTATCTCTTGCTCTGACCCTACCCAATGTTAATGAAGACTGGTTGCAATCCTTCAGTGACAGTTTATTTGATCAGCTTAATTATTACGGCATGCAGTTGATTGGTGGTGATACCACTCGTGGGCCACTGAGTCTGACGCTGACCATCCAAGGTTTGATACCGGAAGGGCGGGCATTGACCCGTGCAGGCGCGCGGATTGGCGATTGGATTTATGTCACCGGGACTCTGGGTGACAGTGCTGCGGGTCTGGCTATCTTGCAAAATGAGCTGCGCGTTGATGATGAAGCTGATCGGGCGGCATTAATTCACCGCCATTTGCGGCCACAACCTCGGGTGTTGCAGGGGCAAGCGCTGCGCTCGCTAGCCAGTTCTGCTATCGATATTTCCGATGGGTTGATTTCTGATCTGCAACATGTCTTGAAAGCCAGTCATTGCGGTGCGCGCATTGAACTGGATCACTTGCCCTATTCTGATGCGCTAAAAAATCAAGTTGATGCAGAACAAGCGCTGCGCTGGGCATTGAGCGGTGGTGAGGATTACGAGCTGTGCTTTACGGTGCCAGAAATAAACCGTGGTGCATTGGATGTTGCGCTCAGTAATACCGGCGCGGACTATACTTGCATTGGTCAGATAGGCCCACAGACGGAAGGGGTTAAATTCTTCCGTGAAGGCAAAGTGGTGGATCTGGATTTCCGTGGTTTTGATCACTTCTCAACGAGCAAACCCCATGGATGAAGCCAAAGGCCGCTTGCGGTTATCTAATCCTTGGCACTTATTGGCAACCGGCTTTGGTAGCGGATTGTCTCCGTGGGCGCCCGGTACCATGGGATCTCTCGCGGCCATTCCATTTTGGCTGTTATTGATTCAACTACCTTGGCAGCTTTACTCCTTGGTGGTGATGTTCAGCATCTGTATTGGTGTGTACATCTGCCATCGGACCGCGAAAGACATGAAAGTTCATGACCACGGCAGCATTGTCTGGGATGAGTTTGTCGGGATGTGGATTACCTTGATGGCATTGCCAGTGAATGATTGGCAATGGGTCGCCGCTGGTTTTGTCGCTTTCCGCATTTTTGATATTTGGAAACCTTGGCCGATTCGTTGGTTTGATCGTAATGTCCACGGTGGGATGGGGATAATGATTGATGACATTATCGCTGGGGTGATTGCCGCCGCGATTATTTTTGTCATTGGACACTATTGGCCAATTGATCTGTTTTACTGACCCCCGCCATTTTTCAAATTGCAGGTGCGTTGGCCGCGCTTAATGGAATAAAGGCATAACCGCGAATGGCTATGCCTTAAATAGTCTTATTACACCAGCCAAGCTTCAATCTGGCGCTGTATGCCTGCAGCGTCTAAACCAAACTCAGCCCGCATCTCATCTTGCTCACCTTGTGGCACGAAATAGTCAGGTAAGCCGATATTCAGCACGGGTACTCGCTGCCGTTTTGCCATCAAAAGTTCATTTACCCCACTGCCTGCGCCACCCATGATGGCGTTCTCTTCCAACGTGACTAAGAACTCATGGCTGGCAGCCATCTTCTGCACCAACTCTTCATCTAATGGCTTCACGAAACGCATATCCACGAGTGTAGCATTCAGGTTATCGGCCACTTGTTGCGCTTGCGCCAGTAGTGTGCCGAAACACAGTATGGCAACCTTTTCACCTTCGCGACGCACGATCCCTTTGCCGATTGGCATGATCACTAATGGCTCAAGCACTGCACCTGTACCACTACCACGCGGGTAGCGCACTGCCGCAGGGCCATTGTGGTGATAACCGGTATGCAGCATTTGGCGGCACTCATTCTCATCACTTGGGGTCATGATGACCATATTGGGGATGCAACGCATGAATGAGAGATCAAACGCGCCCTGATGGGTTTGACCATCTGCGCCCACCAAGCCGCCACGGTCAATCGCAAACAGAACCGGCAAATTCTGGATCGCAACATCATGAATTAACTGATCATATGCTCGTTGCAGGAAAGTCGAGTAGATGGCAACAATGGGTTTGTAGCCACCAATCGCCAAACCTGCGGCAAAGGTCACGGCGTGTTGCTCGGCGATTGCCACATCAAAATATTGCTGCGGATATTCGCGAGAGAAGCGCACCATCCCTGAGCCTTCGCGCATTGCAGGGGTCACCGCCATCAACTGGCTATCTTTGGCGGCTGTTTCGC comes from Yersinia mollaretii ATCC 43969 and encodes:
- the ribD gene encoding bifunctional diaminohydroxyphosphoribosylaminopyrimidine deaminase/5-amino-6-(5-phosphoribosylamino)uracil reductase RibD, producing MQPDEFYMARAFELARMGCFTTPPNPNVGCVLVRDGEIVGEGYHLRAGEPHAEVHALRMAGEKAHGATAYVTLEPCSHHGRTPPCADALVAAGVIRVVAAMQDPNPQVAGRGLYKLKQAGIAVDHGLMLAEAEAVNLGFLKRMRTGFPYLQLKMAASLDGRTAMASGESQWITSPQARQDVQRFRAESAAILSTSATVLADNPSLTVRWDELDAETQTLYPRAALRQPIRIILDSQNRVTPQHKVIQQDGPCWLARVDADEQPWPENIEQLLLPRHGNGVDLVLLMMQLGKRQINSVWVEAGPQLAGALLEAGVVDELILYIAPKLLGSDARGLCELAGLTSLSQAPEFVFSDVRQVGPDLRLRLKPKY
- the ribH gene encoding 6,7-dimethyl-8-ribityllumazine synthase, which produces MNVIEGVVATPNARVAIAIARFNNFINNSLLEGAIDALKRVGQVSDDNITVVWVPGAYELPMVANVLANTNRYDAVIALGTVIRGGTAHFEYVAGEASSGLANVAMNSDIPVAFGVLTTESIEQAIERAGTKAGNKGAEAALTALEMINVIKAIKG
- the nusB gene encoding transcription antitermination factor NusB; translation: MKPAARRRARECAVQAIYSWQLSKNDIADVELQFLSEQDVKDVDIAYFRELLSGVAVNAASLDALMAPFLSRQLEELGQVERAVLRIALFELSKREDVPYKVAINEAIELAKTFGAEDSHKFVNGVLDKVAPTVRKRK
- the thiL gene encoding thiamine-phosphate kinase, producing the protein MACGEFDLIARYFDRFRSNRRDVELGIGDDCALLTVADKQLLAISTDTLVSGVHFLADIDPADLGYKSLAVNLSDLAAMGADPAWLSLALTLPNVNEDWLQSFSDSLFDQLNYYGMQLIGGDTTRGPLSLTLTIQGLIPEGRALTRAGARIGDWIYVTGTLGDSAAGLAILQNELRVDDEADRAALIHRHLRPQPRVLQGQALRSLASSAIDISDGLISDLQHVLKASHCGARIELDHLPYSDALKNQVDAEQALRWALSGGEDYELCFTVPEINRGALDVALSNTGADYTCIGQIGPQTEGVKFFREGKVVDLDFRGFDHFSTSKPHG
- the pgpA gene encoding phosphatidylglycerophosphatase A; the protein is MDEAKGRLRLSNPWHLLATGFGSGLSPWAPGTMGSLAAIPFWLLLIQLPWQLYSLVVMFSICIGVYICHRTAKDMKVHDHGSIVWDEFVGMWITLMALPVNDWQWVAAGFVAFRIFDIWKPWPIRWFDRNVHGGMGIMIDDIIAGVIAAAIIFVIGHYWPIDLFY